In Brevibacillus brevis, a genomic segment contains:
- a CDS encoding YfhH family protein, which produces MRLYSQMTLAELQEEMERLRLQAEEKKKAGDESQFAILQQKYFMAKSYYLGTDEFRIGGTYSVADHDEPFTIDYFNGVFAWGRFPSSTEPTGFPVGMLEDWFG; this is translated from the coding sequence GTGCGTTTGTACAGTCAAATGACACTAGCCGAATTACAGGAAGAGATGGAACGTCTCCGCCTGCAGGCAGAAGAAAAAAAGAAGGCAGGGGACGAGTCCCAATTCGCCATTCTTCAGCAAAAATACTTTATGGCCAAGTCGTATTACCTCGGTACGGATGAGTTTCGCATCGGGGGTACATACAGCGTTGCTGACCATGATGAACCGTTTACGATCGACTATTTTAACGGCGTCTTTGCGTGGGGGCGTTTTCCCTCTTCCACTGAACCGACCGGTTTTCCCGTCGGCATGCTGGAGGACTGGTTCGGTTAA
- a CDS encoding DUF2515 family protein produces the protein MTDTLSTLGQHELVASIRRKTAEANRNNVTRTDAYLRFYQKHEEIHWALLAHLVSRNGGWSMTDLKGEWLPLLMDEQAIQPFFWFLERSNWLIFHDAYAQLLLYEEMKRTGQDLTSLLPPLGVSSFMMRFWRDFLKTRDSRRLTHALIVNEQQYVEQRVVQKRFAYHRVFATFAYAAQSVFSLNQVLFPYKAHPTDRRLSLTGVNVQEFPEVQQRIATGKTLYRLLYADPHRFEQIRRYANRIPHSGSRADYWPHLFTPRPPDAPASAEYRLRLDGMELRHGQKKLYSPPLAAAWPDIVHDAADGVDWFRDEKWLDVVDQSADLSLIDEDDYARALRWTEYGVKFVTLFS, from the coding sequence ATGACAGACACTCTCTCCACGCTAGGTCAGCATGAGCTGGTGGCCAGCATCCGCCGGAAGACAGCGGAAGCCAATCGCAACAACGTGACAAGGACAGACGCGTATCTCCGGTTTTACCAAAAGCATGAAGAAATTCACTGGGCCTTGCTCGCGCATCTCGTGTCTCGCAACGGCGGGTGGAGCATGACAGACCTGAAAGGGGAATGGCTCCCGCTGCTTATGGACGAGCAAGCGATTCAGCCGTTTTTTTGGTTTTTGGAAAGGAGCAACTGGCTTATCTTTCACGACGCCTACGCCCAGTTGCTATTGTACGAAGAGATGAAGCGAACCGGGCAGGATCTCACCTCACTTTTGCCCCCTCTTGGCGTCTCCTCGTTCATGATGCGGTTCTGGAGGGATTTCCTTAAAACGAGAGATTCCCGGCGTTTGACCCATGCGCTGATCGTGAACGAACAGCAGTACGTGGAACAGCGAGTCGTCCAAAAACGGTTTGCGTACCATCGGGTTTTCGCAACATTCGCCTATGCGGCCCAATCGGTATTTTCGCTCAACCAGGTTTTGTTTCCGTACAAGGCGCATCCGACTGATCGCAGGCTGAGCCTTACAGGGGTCAATGTGCAGGAATTCCCGGAAGTCCAACAGCGAATTGCCACGGGCAAGACTTTGTACAGGCTGCTGTACGCCGATCCGCACAGATTCGAGCAAATCCGGCGTTATGCTAACCGTATCCCCCACTCCGGCTCCAGAGCCGATTACTGGCCGCATCTTTTCACGCCGCGCCCTCCCGATGCCCCTGCCTCTGCAGAATACCGCTTGCGTCTGGACGGCATGGAACTGCGGCATGGACAGAAAAAGCTGTACAGTCCTCCCCTGGCTGCCGCTTGGCCCGATATCGTGCATGATGCAGCAGATGGCGTGGACTGGTTTCGCGATGAAAAATGGCTTGATGTAGTCGACCAATCCGCCGATTTGTCCCTGATCGACGAGGATGACTACGCACGAGCATTGCGGTGGACGGAGTACGGAGTCAAGTTCGTGACTTTATTTTCATAA
- a CDS encoding MBL fold metallo-hydrolase, producing the protein MKIKLTLLDTGYCRQLEMFSIRGGRPRSISFHAIAALIEHPVHGLFLFDTGYSPRFFEATRSFPYRLYATITPVVTRPEQSVKAQLEAHGIRADQIGGVLLSHFHADHIGGLRDFPDSRLYCFSSAYAHVRGKRGLQALREGFLPDLMPNDFEERAIFVDRALPVELLERYRPFGEAYDLLGDGSMLLVELGGHAIGQFGMFVRDEEHGDVFLCADAAWSSEAYRRHVLPHPLAQSIMADGPAYRDNLLRLHELFGHWPSLKILPTHCPEVWKMSQGEFAWRS; encoded by the coding sequence ATGAAGATTAAGCTTACCCTGCTGGATACGGGGTATTGCCGGCAACTGGAGATGTTTTCGATCCGGGGAGGCAGGCCGCGCAGCATTTCATTCCATGCCATTGCAGCGTTGATCGAGCATCCCGTCCACGGCCTGTTCCTGTTCGATACCGGCTATTCGCCTCGCTTCTTCGAGGCTACGCGCTCGTTTCCATATCGGCTGTACGCCACCATCACACCTGTCGTGACGAGACCGGAACAGAGTGTAAAGGCTCAATTGGAAGCCCACGGTATCCGGGCGGATCAAATCGGCGGAGTGTTGCTCTCCCACTTTCATGCGGATCATATCGGAGGCTTGCGGGATTTCCCCGACTCCCGGTTGTACTGCTTTTCTTCGGCTTATGCACACGTACGGGGGAAAAGAGGCCTGCAGGCGTTGCGGGAAGGCTTTCTGCCTGACTTGATGCCGAACGATTTTGAAGAGCGGGCGATTTTCGTCGACCGGGCTTTGCCAGTCGAGCTTCTTGAGAGATACCGTCCGTTCGGGGAAGCCTACGACTTGCTCGGAGACGGGAGCATGCTCTTGGTCGAGCTGGGTGGACATGCAATCGGGCAGTTTGGGATGTTCGTGCGTGACGAGGAGCATGGCGACGTCTTTCTTTGCGCGGACGCCGCCTGGTCGAGCGAAGCGTACAGGCGTCATGTCCTGCCGCACCCGCTTGCACAGTCCATCATGGCAGACGGCCCCGCCTATCGGGACAATCTGCTACGGCTGCACGAGCTCTTCGGCCATTGGCCAAGCCTGAAGATTTTGCCGACCCATTGTCCGGAAGTATGGAAGATGAGCCAAGGAGAGTTTGCATGGAGATCCTGA
- a CDS encoding cell wall hydrolase, which translates to MMTREARMRLFFWLNSFGLMLLCLFVTPTSATAPHSNEATPIPTSKPVPLGPVVQTEAKEKPKTIHSTAVRKSVSVSRDERRKVIRNGRVKVSERDMELLARLVYAEGRGEPYEGQVAIAAVVLNRVASPQFPDTVSEVIFARNAFSPVQNGKLSHKSNESTRKAVRDAVNGMDPTNGSLYFFNPKTATSDWILSRQKTVAIGHHQFAN; encoded by the coding sequence GTGATGACACGAGAAGCGCGCATGCGCCTTTTTTTCTGGTTGAACAGCTTTGGTTTGATGTTACTATGCCTCTTCGTCACACCGACAAGCGCTACGGCGCCTCATTCCAACGAAGCAACGCCTATTCCTACCTCTAAGCCAGTCCCCCTTGGCCCAGTTGTTCAAACGGAAGCAAAAGAAAAACCGAAAACCATACATTCAACCGCTGTCCGCAAGTCCGTTTCGGTTAGCCGAGACGAGCGGCGAAAAGTGATACGCAATGGCAGAGTAAAAGTATCCGAGCGGGATATGGAACTGCTTGCCCGGCTAGTTTACGCGGAAGGCCGGGGTGAACCGTATGAGGGACAAGTGGCAATTGCCGCTGTTGTATTGAATCGGGTAGCGTCTCCTCAGTTCCCGGACACGGTTTCCGAAGTCATATTTGCCCGGAATGCCTTCTCACCGGTACAGAACGGCAAACTATCCCACAAGTCCAACGAAAGTACCCGCAAAGCCGTGCGGGATGCTGTGAATGGAATGGACCCGACAAATGGTTCCCTTTATTTTTTTAATCCGAAGACAGCCACTTCCGATTGGATCTTGTCCAGACAAAAAACGGTCGCGATCGGGCATCATCAGTTCGCCAATTAG
- a CDS encoding GNAT family N-acetyltransferase, translating into MTDIREAGKNDAPILTSLMHAAFRNTQPPSSALLETEELVAGKLESGEEQAAVATVEGRAVGMVRFHWEEEALYFFRLSVSPDAQGQGIGRTLLAWLEQQALERGKRALTCRVRMEMERNVRLYQKAGFQIVKQEIVERSGTQGIPTAYMRKQLV; encoded by the coding sequence ATGACAGACATTCGAGAAGCTGGCAAAAATGATGCCCCCATCCTTACTTCGCTGATGCACGCCGCTTTTCGCAACACGCAGCCGCCATCCAGCGCTCTTCTGGAAACGGAAGAGCTGGTAGCTGGGAAGCTGGAATCGGGAGAAGAGCAGGCAGCTGTCGCGACCGTCGAAGGACGAGCAGTCGGGATGGTGCGTTTTCATTGGGAAGAAGAGGCCCTGTACTTTTTTCGACTGTCCGTAAGCCCTGATGCTCAGGGACAAGGAATCGGACGGACGCTTCTCGCCTGGCTGGAGCAGCAGGCCCTCGAGCGTGGGAAAAGGGCGTTGACGTGCCGCGTTCGCATGGAAATGGAAAGGAATGTGAGGCTGTATCAAAAAGCGGGGTTTCAAATCGTGAAGCAGGAAATCGTCGAGCGCTCCGGCACGCAGGGAATACCGACGGCATATATGAGAAAGCAGCTGGTTTGA
- a CDS encoding PLP-dependent aspartate aminotransferase family protein, with the protein MGERFETKTVHIGHQPLRQVASKSTPIYQTSVFAFPGLEEVEQFYAGEGEYLYTRNGNPNQAELSDAIAALEGAEAGVSAASGMGAIMAGLLAVLEPGDHVLASHEIYGGTYALLHKELSRFRIDLECVNLQELRTLADHVRPTTKLFFMETITNPLLTVADMPYWIREAKELGLKVMVDNTFATPYLVQPVTLGADLVVHSATKYIGGHSDVTAGVLVGASELIGRAREIVVNYGASLSPFEAWLTSRGLKTLALRMDRQCDNAREVADFLSQHPAVGTVYYPAKEATSFFCRPKQGAMVSFTLVDEKAIYDFYRKLQWIKFAPSLAGVETSVSHPVTTSHRAFTEEQRQATGITMGLVRLSVGIESAADIIAELDRALGK; encoded by the coding sequence GTGGGAGAGAGATTCGAGACGAAAACCGTTCATATCGGCCATCAGCCTCTGCGCCAGGTGGCGAGCAAGTCGACTCCGATTTACCAAACGTCCGTCTTTGCCTTTCCAGGATTGGAAGAAGTTGAACAGTTTTATGCCGGAGAAGGGGAGTACCTGTATACGCGAAACGGTAATCCCAATCAGGCTGAGCTTTCCGATGCCATCGCAGCTCTGGAAGGGGCGGAAGCGGGAGTAAGCGCTGCGTCCGGAATGGGCGCCATCATGGCTGGACTCCTCGCTGTGCTGGAACCGGGAGACCATGTCCTGGCCTCCCACGAGATTTACGGCGGCACCTACGCCTTGCTGCACAAGGAGCTTTCCCGCTTCCGGATCGATCTGGAGTGCGTCAACTTGCAAGAGCTGCGTACTCTCGCGGACCATGTGAGGCCGACGACGAAGCTGTTTTTCATGGAAACCATCACGAATCCGCTCTTGACCGTCGCAGACATGCCATATTGGATCCGGGAAGCGAAAGAGCTCGGGCTCAAGGTGATGGTAGACAATACGTTCGCGACGCCTTACCTCGTGCAGCCGGTCACGCTCGGCGCCGATCTGGTCGTGCACAGCGCGACGAAATACATAGGCGGGCACAGCGATGTGACTGCCGGGGTGCTCGTGGGAGCGTCCGAACTGATCGGGAGAGCGCGAGAAATTGTCGTCAACTACGGCGCGTCACTCAGTCCGTTTGAAGCATGGCTCACCTCGCGCGGTTTGAAAACACTTGCGCTGCGGATGGACAGGCAATGTGACAACGCAAGGGAGGTCGCCGATTTCCTTTCGCAGCACCCGGCTGTCGGCACGGTATACTATCCCGCTAAGGAAGCGACTTCGTTTTTCTGTCGTCCAAAGCAGGGGGCGATGGTCTCGTTTACACTGGTGGACGAGAAGGCCATCTACGACTTTTATCGCAAACTGCAATGGATCAAATTCGCGCCTTCGCTGGCAGGAGTGGAAACGAGTGTCTCGCACCCGGTGACCACGTCGCACCGCGCGTTTACAGAGGAGCAAAGGCAAGCGACCGGCATTACCATGGGTTTGGTCCGTTTGTCTGTAGGAATCGAGTCGGCGGCAGACATTATCGCGGAACTGGATCGGGCGCTCGGAAAATAA
- a CDS encoding RNA polymerase sigma factor yields the protein MAIERSAQPSAQSSGDYYESRPFTELYDEYFDRVNRYLRCRVQNTWDADDLTTVVFLKALEKFEQYSRTSPFASWIFRIAHNTYVDFVRKNREVPVDQEDLLGAEPDDTWQPERQALTKEEIRLLRDRLDLLSQDQKDVLMLRYFADLKISQVAEVLGKTESSIKMISYRGLQKLQKMYEKGGSE from the coding sequence ATGGCAATCGAGCGTTCCGCGCAACCATCGGCCCAATCGAGTGGGGACTATTACGAATCGCGTCCGTTTACCGAACTGTATGACGAGTATTTTGACCGGGTCAACCGTTATTTGCGATGCCGTGTTCAAAATACGTGGGATGCAGACGATTTGACCACAGTGGTATTTTTAAAAGCGCTGGAAAAATTTGAACAATACAGTCGAACAAGTCCGTTCGCTTCCTGGATCTTTCGCATCGCGCACAATACGTATGTCGATTTCGTGCGGAAGAACAGGGAAGTGCCGGTAGATCAGGAAGATTTGCTGGGAGCAGAACCGGACGACACGTGGCAGCCGGAGAGGCAGGCGTTGACGAAGGAAGAAATTCGCCTGCTTCGTGACCGGCTCGATTTGTTGTCCCAGGATCAGAAAGACGTTCTGATGCTCCGCTACTTTGCCGATCTCAAAATCAGTCAGGTGGCCGAAGTTTTGGGCAAAACGGAGTCGAGTATAAAGATGATCTCATACCGTGGATTGCAAAAACTGCAAAAGATGTACGAGAAGGGGGGATCCGAATGA
- a CDS encoding DUF441 domain-containing protein, with product MDWINVTLLALLALGVVGNNSTVSIAVGILLLLRLVSLERVFPFFEQYGLHVGIIVLTIGILTPLASGKIKPESIYQLFIHWQSLLAVLIGVFVAYLAGRGTTLMSENPLIVTGLLLGTIIGVTFFRGVAVGPLIAAGILAFILQFVPR from the coding sequence ATGGACTGGATCAATGTCACACTACTTGCGCTGCTTGCGCTCGGCGTTGTTGGTAACAATTCGACTGTCTCGATCGCCGTTGGAATTCTCCTGCTGCTGCGGCTGGTTTCACTCGAGAGGGTCTTTCCCTTTTTCGAGCAGTACGGGCTTCATGTCGGAATCATCGTGTTGACGATCGGCATTCTTACCCCGCTTGCGAGCGGAAAAATCAAACCGGAATCGATTTACCAGCTCTTTATCCATTGGCAATCCCTTCTCGCCGTGCTCATCGGAGTCTTTGTCGCTTACCTGGCCGGGAGGGGGACGACGCTTATGTCGGAAAACCCACTAATCGTCACCGGACTCCTCTTGGGAACCATTATCGGTGTCACTTTCTTCCGCGGGGTGGCGGTAGGCCCGCTCATCGCAGCAGGTATCCTCGCCTTCATCCTGCAATTCGTTCCAAGGTGA
- a CDS encoding glucose 1-dehydrogenase, translating into MTRFDLSGKTAIVTGAGRGIGKALALGLAEAGAQVAVVARTETDLHEIVETIEANGGKAHAIAADLTEAEAADKVVSQTVEALGGLHILVNNAGMNLRKKAHEVTEEDWDRVVDLNLKATFFMSQAAGKIMCEQLYGRIVNIASVAGQVAMRTGVAYGSSKAGVIQMTRVLALEWSKFGVNINAIAPWYFRTPLTEALLSDEAYLQEILQRTPSGRIGDVEDLVGPAIFLSSDAAAYITGQTIAVDGGMSVYGF; encoded by the coding sequence ATGACTCGTTTTGATCTGAGTGGAAAAACAGCCATTGTAACAGGAGCAGGGAGAGGAATCGGAAAAGCGCTGGCATTGGGGCTTGCAGAGGCAGGTGCCCAGGTAGCCGTAGTGGCGCGCACAGAGACGGATTTGCACGAGATCGTAGAGACGATCGAGGCAAACGGCGGAAAAGCGCACGCGATTGCCGCTGATTTGACGGAAGCCGAGGCGGCTGATAAAGTGGTTTCCCAAACAGTGGAAGCGTTGGGAGGCCTGCATATTTTGGTGAATAATGCAGGGATGAACCTGCGCAAAAAGGCGCATGAGGTGACGGAGGAAGACTGGGACCGCGTCGTGGATCTGAACTTGAAAGCGACCTTTTTCATGAGCCAGGCGGCCGGTAAAATCATGTGCGAGCAGCTCTACGGCCGAATCGTGAACATCGCCTCCGTGGCAGGACAGGTCGCGATGCGGACGGGAGTGGCGTATGGTTCCAGCAAGGCGGGAGTCATTCAGATGACTCGTGTGCTTGCGCTGGAATGGAGCAAATTCGGGGTTAACATCAATGCGATCGCTCCCTGGTATTTCCGTACCCCCTTGACGGAAGCATTGCTAAGCGACGAGGCGTATTTGCAGGAAATTTTACAGCGCACGCCTAGCGGTCGAATCGGCGATGTCGAGGACTTGGTAGGACCTGCTATTTTCCTGTCTTCCGATGCGGCAGCGTACATCACCGGACAGACCATCGCGGTGGACGGCGGTATGTCTGTATACGGATTTTAG
- a CDS encoding GNAT family N-acetyltransferase: MSKSDLVTVYEASESRTLPWESMKDGEYAKAYLSAFMQEASDRYVKNVRTRFLAITVDDLVMPLTVNETGYDNSYVCSPYTHYISYAKEELRMLQTPFWEGTIAKGLDVLGWMMKKSGVNQIACINNWLLSTNLYPDVTPWQVCRITRFCTERFPRHAIAFRSVCPRLQPSMYEGLRAAGYIMVPSRYVYLFHPDWPKQGGWRVRNTLKRDRRMLEKSGYRVVVHDELKKEQVPRIIELYNALYLDKYSRHNPQFTPAFIRLAMEQRTLNLIGLEKEGRLDGILGYFQRNGVMTTPLFGYDVTLPKETGLYRMLSSLLVQEAERQGLLLHQSAGVGAFKADRGAVGEVEYTAVYLGHLPKSRSVIWQALSFLLNRFGIPLVEKYRL, translated from the coding sequence GTGAGCAAGAGTGATCTCGTAACCGTGTACGAAGCGAGCGAAAGCCGCACACTGCCATGGGAGAGCATGAAGGATGGGGAATATGCCAAAGCGTATTTGTCTGCCTTCATGCAAGAAGCATCCGATCGTTATGTCAAAAATGTGCGAACCCGGTTCCTGGCGATTACGGTTGACGATCTCGTCATGCCCTTGACCGTCAATGAAACGGGATACGACAATTCCTATGTATGCTCACCCTATACGCACTACATCTCGTACGCAAAAGAGGAGCTGCGCATGCTGCAAACGCCATTCTGGGAAGGGACGATAGCAAAGGGGTTGGACGTGCTCGGCTGGATGATGAAGAAGAGCGGCGTCAACCAGATCGCCTGTATTAACAATTGGCTCTTGTCCACCAATCTGTATCCGGATGTGACGCCTTGGCAGGTTTGTCGTATCACACGGTTTTGCACGGAGCGATTTCCCCGTCATGCCATTGCCTTTCGCTCGGTTTGCCCCAGGCTGCAGCCCTCCATGTACGAAGGCTTGAGAGCCGCCGGATATATCATGGTCCCGAGCCGTTACGTCTACCTGTTTCATCCTGACTGGCCAAAGCAGGGAGGGTGGCGAGTCCGCAACACTCTAAAGCGCGACCGCCGCATGCTGGAGAAGTCCGGATACCGAGTCGTGGTACACGACGAACTGAAGAAAGAGCAGGTACCGCGGATCATCGAATTGTACAATGCCTTGTATCTGGACAAATACTCGCGGCATAATCCGCAGTTTACCCCTGCCTTTATCAGGCTGGCCATGGAGCAGCGGACGCTGAATCTGATCGGTTTGGAAAAGGAAGGGCGGCTCGACGGCATTCTGGGGTACTTTCAGCGAAACGGCGTGATGACGACCCCTCTGTTTGGCTATGATGTCACGCTGCCCAAGGAAACCGGACTGTATCGGATGCTGTCCAGCCTACTGGTTCAAGAGGCGGAAAGGCAGGGGCTATTGCTCCATCAAAGCGCAGGAGTCGGAGCTTTCAAAGCAGATAGAGGCGCGGTAGGGGAGGTAGAGTACACGGCGGTGTACCTGGGACATCTGCCAAAATCCCGGAGCGTGATCTGGCAGGCGCTGTCATTCCTGCTGAACCGATTTGGGATCCCGCTGGTCGAAAAGTACAGATTGTGA
- a CDS encoding F390 synthetase-related protein has product MEILRILWQYWTTKRLGKKWKTRAQLERWQERQVQKLLRCVLPRSPFYRERFGTLRPDEWRKLEPIDKQLMMESFSELNTLGIDKEQAFHVAFLAEESRDFTPAIGNVTVGLSSGTSGNRGIFLVGPAERARWAGVILAKALPGRLRDEHRIAFFLRANSNLYTSVDRRRIRFSFFDLLIPLAEHLDRLNVFSPTILVAPPSMLRLLAEAKEKGSLQISPGKVISVAEVLDPLDQVYISQAFQQEVHQIYQCTEGFLAVTCPHGTLHVNEDIVVMEKEYLDEKRERFYPIITDFSRTTQPIIRYRLNDILSEKKTPCPCGSVYTALETIEGRADDVFLFHQVDGNGWVPVFPDFIRRAVMAASDEIREYRVRQIAPWLLEVSVWTDPDSSMDAWQKQITSHLHAIVRQHGGQLPEIRFTPYERVSGGRKLRRVERVFTPSEQE; this is encoded by the coding sequence ATGGAGATCCTGAGAATATTGTGGCAATACTGGACGACCAAGCGTCTGGGAAAGAAATGGAAAACACGCGCCCAGCTGGAGCGATGGCAAGAGCGGCAAGTGCAAAAGCTCCTTCGCTGCGTGCTTCCTCGCTCCCCATTCTATCGAGAGCGCTTCGGGACGCTTCGGCCGGATGAGTGGAGAAAGCTGGAGCCCATCGACAAGCAGCTCATGATGGAGTCCTTCAGCGAGCTTAACACTCTGGGCATCGACAAAGAACAGGCTTTCCACGTGGCCTTTCTGGCAGAGGAATCGCGGGATTTCACACCAGCGATCGGTAACGTGACGGTTGGATTGTCGTCGGGAACTTCGGGAAACCGGGGGATATTTTTGGTCGGGCCAGCGGAGCGGGCGAGATGGGCGGGCGTGATTTTGGCCAAGGCTTTGCCGGGACGGCTGCGGGATGAACATCGGATCGCGTTTTTCCTGCGTGCCAACAGCAATCTCTACACCTCCGTGGACCGGAGGCGGATCCGTTTTTCTTTTTTTGACTTGCTGATCCCTTTGGCCGAGCATCTTGACAGGTTGAACGTGTTTTCCCCCACCATTCTCGTCGCTCCTCCTTCCATGCTCAGGCTGCTGGCGGAGGCGAAGGAAAAAGGGAGCTTGCAGATTTCTCCCGGCAAAGTGATCTCCGTCGCGGAAGTGTTGGACCCGTTGGACCAGGTGTACATCAGCCAGGCATTTCAACAGGAGGTTCACCAGATCTATCAGTGCACGGAGGGCTTTCTGGCTGTGACTTGTCCGCATGGCACGCTTCACGTAAACGAAGACATCGTGGTGATGGAAAAGGAATACCTGGACGAGAAGCGGGAGCGCTTTTACCCGATTATCACGGATTTTTCCCGAACGACGCAGCCGATCATACGCTATCGGTTGAATGACATCCTGTCGGAAAAAAAGACGCCTTGCCCGTGCGGTTCCGTCTACACCGCGCTGGAGACGATCGAAGGAAGAGCGGATGACGTGTTTTTGTTCCATCAGGTGGATGGGAATGGGTGGGTGCCTGTTTTCCCTGACTTCATTCGCAGGGCAGTGATGGCGGCTTCCGACGAGATCCGGGAATATCGAGTTCGGCAAATCGCCCCATGGCTGTTGGAGGTATCTGTGTGGACCGATCCAGATTCCAGTATGGATGCATGGCAGAAGCAGATCACCAGCCATCTGCACGCAATCGTGAGGCAGCATGGAGGCCAGCTCCCGGAAATTCGCTTTACGCCGTACGAGCGGGTATCCGGCGGGAGAAAATTGAGGCGTGTGGAAAGGGTGTTTACCCCAAGTGAGCAAGAGTGA
- a CDS encoding iron-sulfur cluster biosynthesis family protein, translating into MQVTVTNEAKEQIHAAAGHEGKLIRINGELVGGCGMNVEYALWWDEAHPADELLQVDSLTMAIDPSTKEYIDSDRLVIDYRPQQGFRLVTPQQILAYGLKLKERWG; encoded by the coding sequence ATGCAAGTCACAGTGACGAACGAAGCCAAGGAGCAGATCCACGCTGCGGCGGGTCACGAAGGTAAGCTGATTCGCATAAATGGAGAGCTGGTTGGCGGTTGCGGCATGAACGTGGAGTACGCCTTGTGGTGGGACGAAGCTCATCCCGCCGACGAGCTGCTGCAGGTCGATTCGCTGACCATGGCAATCGATCCGTCGACGAAGGAATATATCGATTCAGACCGACTGGTGATCGATTATCGACCGCAGCAAGGCTTTCGGCTTGTGACCCCGCAACAGATTTTGGCGTACGGCCTCAAGCTGAAAGAACGCTGGGGGTAA
- a CDS encoding peptidylprolyl isomerase, with amino-acid sequence MKRLIPTIFACLTAFALVAGCSSGGNETAPPTQPTAPAEKPASKEPAQPPGPTGAKKYEKAPAMQIDKSKSYQAKISTTMGDITVELFAKDAPIAVNNFVFLAKDKFYDGITFHRVIKDFMIQTGDPLGSGIGGPGYTFEDELNNGHKYEVGVVAMANAGPNTNGSQFFIGSGKDVEGLKNSPNYTIFGKVVGGMDVVQKIASTKVKKNPQTSEMSVPEQTIKINTITITEK; translated from the coding sequence ATGAAGAGACTGATACCTACTATTTTCGCTTGTCTGACAGCTTTTGCATTGGTTGCAGGCTGCTCCAGCGGCGGCAACGAGACGGCTCCACCAACTCAGCCTACGGCTCCCGCTGAAAAGCCCGCATCCAAAGAGCCTGCTCAACCGCCTGGTCCTACTGGCGCGAAAAAATATGAGAAAGCGCCAGCCATGCAAATTGACAAATCGAAATCGTATCAAGCGAAAATATCGACAACAATGGGTGACATCACGGTAGAACTGTTCGCGAAGGATGCGCCGATCGCAGTGAATAACTTCGTGTTCCTCGCGAAGGACAAGTTCTATGACGGCATTACGTTCCACCGCGTCATCAAAGACTTCATGATTCAGACTGGCGATCCGCTTGGCAGCGGTATTGGCGGGCCTGGCTATACGTTCGAGGACGAGCTGAACAACGGTCACAAGTACGAAGTGGGCGTCGTCGCCATGGCAAATGCCGGTCCCAACACCAACGGAAGCCAATTCTTCATCGGATCCGGTAAAGATGTGGAAGGTCTGAAAAATTCCCCGAACTACACAATCTTTGGGAAAGTGGTCGGAGGAATGGATGTCGTGCAAAAGATTGCCAGCACCAAAGTGAAGAAGAATCCGCAAACCAGCGAAATGAGCGTTCCGGAGCAGACGATCAAAATCAACACCATCACCATTACCGAAAAGTAA